A region from the Streptomyces sp. 3214.6 genome encodes:
- a CDS encoding diacylglycerol/lipid kinase family protein, whose amino-acid sequence MRALLVVNPAATTTSARTRDVLIHALASEMKLEAVTTEYRGHARDLGRQAADSGNVDLVVALGGDGTVNEVVNGLLHAGPDPDNLPSLAVVPGGSTNVFARALGLPNDPVEATGAVLDALSENSVRTVGLGLAAGTPGTEDEAVPSRWFTFNAGLGFDAGVVGRVEQQRERGRKSTHALYIRQAVRQLLGESQRRHGSITLERPGVEPVTDLVLSIVCNTAPWTYLGNRPVYASPKASFDTGLDVLGLSRLSTVAVARYGTQLLTSSPDKGPHGKHAVSLHDLDQFTLHSKVPLPLQMDGDHLGLRTSVTFTGVRRALRVIV is encoded by the coding sequence ATGCGTGCACTTCTCGTGGTCAATCCGGCGGCAACCACCACCAGTGCACGGACGCGCGACGTCCTCATCCACGCGCTCGCCAGCGAGATGAAGCTCGAGGCGGTCACCACCGAGTACCGCGGTCACGCGCGTGACCTGGGCCGGCAGGCCGCGGACAGCGGAAATGTCGACCTGGTGGTGGCCCTCGGCGGCGACGGCACGGTCAACGAGGTCGTCAACGGCCTGCTGCACGCCGGCCCCGATCCGGACAATCTGCCGAGCCTCGCGGTGGTCCCCGGCGGCTCCACCAATGTCTTCGCCCGCGCCCTGGGTCTGCCCAACGATCCCGTGGAGGCGACCGGCGCCGTGCTGGACGCCCTGAGTGAGAACAGCGTGCGGACGGTCGGTCTCGGCCTGGCCGCGGGCACGCCCGGCACGGAGGACGAGGCGGTGCCGTCGCGCTGGTTCACCTTCAACGCCGGGCTCGGTTTCGACGCCGGAGTGGTGGGCCGGGTGGAGCAGCAGCGCGAGCGGGGCAGGAAATCCACCCACGCTCTTTACATCCGCCAGGCGGTGCGCCAGTTGTTGGGTGAGTCACAGCGCCGGCATGGGTCGATCACCCTGGAGCGGCCCGGCGTGGAGCCGGTGACCGATTTGGTGCTGTCCATAGTCTGCAACACGGCTCCGTGGACGTATCTGGGCAATCGCCCGGTGTACGCGTCGCCTAAGGCCTCGTTCGATACTGGGCTCGACGTACTCGGCCTCAGCCGTCTGTCCACTGTCGCGGTTGCCCGATATGGCACCCAGTTGCTCACTTCGTCCCCCGACAAGGGACCGCACGGCAAGCATGCCGTCTCACTGCACGACCTGGACCAGTTCACCTTGCATTCGAAGGTCCCCCTGCCCCTCCAGATGGACGGTGACCACCTGGGGCTGCGCACCAGCGTGACGTTCACAGGCGTACGCCGTGCACTGCGTGTGATTGTGTGA
- a CDS encoding WhiB family transcriptional regulator, translated as MDWRHNAVCREEDPELFFPIGNTGPALLQIEEAKAVCRRCPVMEQCLQWALESGQDSGVWGGLSEDERRAMKRRAARNRARQATA; from the coding sequence ATGGACTGGCGTCACAACGCCGTTTGCCGCGAGGAAGACCCCGAGCTCTTCTTCCCCATCGGCAACACCGGTCCTGCGCTGCTGCAGATCGAGGAAGCCAAGGCCGTCTGCCGTCGCTGCCCGGTTATGGAGCAGTGTCTGCAGTGGGCGCTCGAGTCCGGCCAGGACTCCGGCGTCTGGGGTGGTCTCAGCGAGGACGAGCGCCGTGCCATGAAGCGCCGCGCCGCCCGCAACCGGGCCCGTCAGGCAACCGCCTGA
- a CDS encoding sensor histidine kinase gives MNELVRQHTALDDSDLEWLHLLVSEWQLLSDLSFADLVLWVPTRDGARYVSVAQMRPNTGPTSYQDDMVGHLVPRGRRPLLDAALDEGRIVREGDPEWREEVPVRVESIPVRREGRVLGVIARNTNLLTVRTPSRLELTYLQSASDLAQMIAAGSFPFPNQLMDMDAAPRVGDGLIRVDGEGIVQYASPNALSAYHRMGLASDLVGQHLGLTTAELAPTRGPVDEALAKVASGWAPREFEIEANDGVIQFRAIPLKPKGTRIGALVLLRDVTELRRRERELITKDATIREIHHRVKNNLQTVAALLRLQARRIESERGREALEEAVRRVGSIAIVHETLSQNLDERVEFDEIADRVLAMVAEISPGKVTGRRSGRFGILDAEVATPLSMVLTEILQNALEHGFREGDTGTVEVSAVRGGTTKEGRLLVTVQDDGVGLPEGFDPHTSGNLGLQIVRTLVEGELGGTFDMVPAPEHGTQVILDIPVAAQK, from the coding sequence ATGAACGAACTCGTACGCCAGCACACCGCACTCGACGACTCCGACCTCGAGTGGCTCCACCTGCTGGTCTCGGAGTGGCAGTTGCTCTCCGACCTCTCCTTCGCCGACCTGGTCCTGTGGGTCCCCACCCGCGACGGCGCGCGCTATGTCTCCGTCGCCCAGATGCGCCCCAACACAGGCCCCACTTCCTACCAGGACGACATGGTCGGCCACCTCGTCCCCCGGGGCCGCCGCCCCCTCCTCGACGCGGCCCTGGACGAGGGCCGGATCGTGCGCGAGGGCGACCCGGAGTGGCGCGAGGAGGTCCCCGTCCGGGTCGAGTCGATCCCCGTACGGCGCGAGGGCCGCGTCCTCGGCGTCATCGCCCGCAACACCAACCTGCTGACCGTGCGCACCCCCAGCCGGCTGGAGCTCACCTACCTCCAGAGCGCCTCCGACCTCGCGCAGATGATCGCGGCCGGCTCCTTCCCGTTCCCCAACCAGCTGATGGACATGGACGCGGCCCCACGCGTCGGCGACGGCCTGATCCGCGTCGACGGCGAAGGCATCGTCCAGTACGCCTCCCCGAACGCGCTGTCCGCCTACCACCGCATGGGCCTCGCCTCCGACCTGGTCGGTCAGCACCTCGGCCTGACCACCGCCGAACTCGCACCGACCCGGGGCCCCGTGGACGAGGCGCTCGCCAAGGTCGCCAGCGGCTGGGCGCCCCGCGAGTTCGAGATCGAGGCCAACGACGGGGTCATCCAGTTCCGGGCGATCCCGCTCAAGCCCAAGGGCACCCGGATCGGCGCACTCGTGCTGCTCCGGGACGTCACCGAACTGCGTCGCCGCGAGCGCGAGTTGATCACCAAGGACGCGACCATCCGGGAGATCCACCACCGGGTGAAGAACAACCTCCAGACGGTGGCGGCCCTGCTGCGCCTCCAGGCCCGTCGCATCGAGTCCGAGCGCGGCCGGGAGGCCCTCGAAGAGGCCGTGCGCCGGGTCGGCTCCATCGCCATCGTGCACGAGACGCTCTCCCAGAACCTGGACGAGCGCGTGGAGTTCGACGAGATCGCCGACCGCGTGCTGGCGATGGTCGCCGAGATCTCGCCGGGCAAGGTCACCGGCCGGCGCAGCGGACGCTTCGGCATCCTGGACGCCGAGGTCGCCACCCCGCTGTCCATGGTCCTCACCGAGATCCTCCAGAACGCCCTGGAACACGGCTTCCGCGAGGGCGACACCGGCACGGTCGAGGTCTCCGCGGTCCGCGGCGGCACCACGAAGGAGGGCCGTCTGCTGGTCACGGTCCAGGACGACGGCGTCGGCCTGCCCGAGGGCTTCGACCCGCACACCTCGGGCAACCTCGGCCTGCAGATCGTACGGACGCTGGTGGAGGGCGAGTTGGGCGGCACCTTCGACATGGTCCCGGCCCCGGAACACGGCACGCAGGTGATCCTCGACATTCCGGTGGCGGCGCAGAAGTAA
- the nagB gene encoding glucosamine-6-phosphate deaminase, with amino-acid sequence MEVVIVPDARSGGELIAEAMAQLLRRKPDALLGVATGSTPLPIYQALAARVRSGAVDTGRARIAQLDEYVGLPAEHPESYRSVLRREVLEPLGIGMEAFLGPDGTAADVQAACEAYDRALAAAGGVDLQLLGIGTDGHIGFNEPCSSLASRTRIKTLTEQTRVDNARFFGGDIEQVPHHVITQGIGTILEARHLVLLATGEGKADAVAATVEGPVAAVCPASALQLHPHATVVVDEGAASKLKLADYFRHTYANKPAWQGI; translated from the coding sequence GTGGAAGTTGTCATCGTTCCGGACGCCCGGTCGGGCGGCGAACTCATCGCCGAGGCCATGGCGCAGCTCCTGCGGCGCAAGCCGGACGCGCTGCTCGGGGTGGCCACCGGCTCCACCCCGCTGCCCATCTACCAGGCGCTGGCGGCCAGGGTGCGCTCCGGCGCCGTGGACACCGGGCGGGCGCGGATCGCCCAGCTCGACGAGTACGTCGGGCTGCCCGCCGAGCACCCCGAGTCCTACCGCTCGGTGCTGCGGCGGGAGGTGCTGGAACCGCTCGGCATCGGCATGGAGGCGTTCCTCGGCCCGGACGGCACCGCCGCGGACGTGCAGGCGGCCTGCGAGGCGTACGACCGCGCGCTGGCCGCGGCCGGCGGCGTGGACCTCCAGCTGCTCGGCATCGGCACCGACGGACACATCGGGTTCAACGAGCCCTGCTCCTCGCTGGCCTCCCGCACCCGGATCAAGACGCTGACCGAGCAGACGCGGGTGGACAACGCGAGGTTCTTCGGGGGGGACATCGAGCAGGTTCCGCACCACGTCATCACCCAGGGCATCGGGACGATCCTGGAGGCGCGGCATCTGGTGCTGCTGGCCACCGGGGAGGGTAAGGCGGACGCGGTCGCGGCGACGGTGGAGGGGCCGGTGGCGGCGGTGTGTCCGGCCTCGGCGCTGCAGTTGCATCCGCATGCGACGGTTGTCGTCGACGAGGGTGCGGCGTCCAAGCTGAAGCTCGCGGACTACTTCCGGCACACGTATGCCAACAAGCCTGCGTGGCAGGGGATTTAA
- a CDS encoding glycoside hydrolase family 3 protein, whose amino-acid sequence MTTFASGTTAFDKDRLTRDALTVLQPGFPGTTAPDWLLRRLGEGLASVGLFGRNITSPEQLAALTAQLRAEREDVLVAIDEEGGDVTRLEVRTGSSFPGNHALGAVDDVALTREVAAELGRRLAACGVNLNWAPSADVNSNPANPVIGVRSFGADPELVARHTAAYVTGLQSAGVAACTKHFPGHGDTAVDSHHALPRIDVGTPVLGDRELTPFRAAITAGTRAVMSAHILVPALDPTRPATLSPRILTALLRDELGYDGLIVTDGMEMQAVAATYGIERGSVLAIAAGADAICVGGGLADEDTVRRLRDALVTAVRTGELAEERLADAADRVRDLARWTATEPKPTAANDYDGGNGDGGRVRADVGLIAARRALRLTGGEVFSPLTEPPYVAALTPVANIAVGAETPWGVAAELVRLLPGTETGSFAGPEAGHAALVAAGERRIVAVVRDEHRHPWMAAALDTLLTARPDTVVVEMGVPQAPPRGTLHIATHGAARVCGRAAAEVIAGK is encoded by the coding sequence ATGACGACATTCGCCAGCGGCACCACCGCGTTCGACAAGGACAGGCTCACCCGCGACGCCCTGACGGTCCTGCAACCCGGTTTCCCCGGCACCACCGCCCCCGACTGGCTGCTGCGTCGGCTCGGCGAGGGCCTGGCGTCGGTGGGCCTGTTCGGCAGGAACATCACCTCACCCGAACAACTCGCCGCGCTGACCGCGCAGTTGCGCGCGGAGCGGGAGGACGTCCTGGTCGCGATCGACGAGGAGGGCGGAGACGTCACGCGCCTGGAGGTGCGCACCGGCTCCAGCTTCCCCGGCAACCACGCCCTGGGCGCGGTGGACGATGTCGCCCTCACCCGGGAGGTCGCCGCGGAACTGGGGCGCCGGCTCGCCGCGTGCGGGGTGAACCTCAACTGGGCCCCGTCCGCGGACGTCAACTCCAACCCCGCCAACCCGGTGATCGGCGTCCGCTCCTTCGGCGCCGACCCGGAACTGGTCGCCCGCCACACCGCCGCCTACGTCACGGGCCTGCAGTCCGCCGGGGTGGCCGCCTGCACCAAGCACTTCCCGGGCCACGGTGACACAGCCGTCGACTCCCACCACGCGCTCCCGCGCATCGACGTCGGGACGCCCGTGCTCGGGGACCGTGAACTGACCCCGTTCCGCGCGGCCATCACCGCCGGAACCCGCGCCGTCATGAGCGCCCACATCCTGGTCCCCGCCCTGGACCCGACCCGCCCGGCCACTCTGTCCCCCCGCATCCTCACCGCCCTCCTGCGCGACGAACTCGGCTACGACGGCCTCATCGTCACCGACGGCATGGAGATGCAGGCCGTCGCCGCGACCTACGGCATCGAACGCGGCAGCGTCCTCGCGATCGCGGCCGGCGCCGACGCCATCTGTGTGGGCGGAGGCCTCGCGGACGAGGACACGGTACGCCGTCTGCGCGACGCCCTGGTCACCGCCGTCCGCACCGGCGAACTCGCGGAGGAGCGCCTCGCGGACGCCGCGGACCGCGTACGGGACCTCGCCCGATGGACGGCCACGGAGCCCAAGCCCACGGCCGCGAACGACTACGACGGCGGTAACGGCGACGGCGGCCGCGTGCGTGCCGACGTCGGTCTGATCGCCGCCCGCCGTGCCCTCCGGCTCACCGGCGGGGAGGTCTTCAGCCCCCTCACCGAACCGCCGTACGTCGCCGCGCTCACCCCCGTCGCGAACATCGCCGTCGGCGCCGAGACCCCGTGGGGCGTGGCGGCGGAGCTGGTCCGGCTGTTGCCGGGGACGGAGACGGGCAGCTTCGCCGGCCCGGAGGCGGGGCACGCGGCGCTGGTCGCGGCGGGGGAGCGGCGCATCGTCGCCGTGGTCCGCGACGAGCACCGGCACCCCTGGATGGCGGCGGCCCTCGACACCCTCCTCACCGCCCGCCCGGACACGGTCGTCGTAGAAATGGGCGTCCCCCAGGCCCCACCCCGGGGCACCCTCCACATAGCCACTCACGGCGCCGCCCGAGTCTGCGGCCGCGCGGCGGCAGAGGTCATAGCGGGCAAGTAG
- a CDS encoding carbohydrate ABC transporter permease: protein MSTLAPRRSSRLGWNLLGLLVFAAAGFPVYWMLNTAIKPAKDAIDPDPSLLPTGFTLSNFRRALDIADFWGPVGRSLIVSLAVVAIGVVVGMLAALAISRFAFRGRKIVIVGILAVQMVPLVAMIIPVFLLLNDLDQYDKLSGLIITYLTFILPFTVWTLRGFIVNIPKELEEAAMVDGCTRTSAFIRVVFPLLAPGMVATSVYGFIQAWNEYLYALMLLSQKNQTATVWLGNFTTKHGTEYAPMMAGATMMALPIVVLFLLVQRKMAAGLTAGAVKG, encoded by the coding sequence ATGAGCACCCTCGCACCCCGGCGGTCCTCGCGCCTCGGCTGGAACCTCCTCGGCCTCCTCGTGTTCGCCGCCGCCGGCTTCCCCGTCTACTGGATGCTGAACACGGCCATCAAGCCCGCGAAGGACGCGATCGACCCGGACCCGAGCCTGCTGCCGACCGGCTTCACGCTCTCCAACTTCCGCCGCGCCCTGGACATCGCCGACTTCTGGGGGCCGGTGGGCCGCAGCCTGATCGTCTCCCTCGCGGTCGTCGCGATCGGTGTCGTCGTCGGCATGCTGGCCGCGCTCGCCATCTCCCGGTTCGCCTTCCGGGGCCGCAAGATCGTGATCGTCGGCATCCTGGCCGTCCAGATGGTCCCGCTCGTCGCCATGATCATCCCGGTCTTCCTGCTCCTGAACGACCTGGACCAGTACGACAAGCTCTCCGGGCTGATCATCACGTATCTGACCTTCATCCTCCCCTTCACGGTGTGGACGCTGCGCGGCTTCATCGTCAACATCCCCAAGGAGCTGGAGGAGGCGGCCATGGTCGACGGCTGCACGCGGACCAGCGCCTTCATCCGCGTCGTCTTCCCCCTCCTCGCCCCGGGCATGGTCGCCACCTCGGTCTACGGCTTCATCCAGGCCTGGAACGAGTACCTGTACGCCCTGATGCTGCTCAGCCAGAAGAACCAGACGGCGACCGTCTGGCTCGGCAACTTCACCACCAAGCACGGCACCGAGTACGCCCCGATGATGGCCGGCGCCACGATGATGGCCCTGCCGATCGTCGTCCTGTTCCTCCTTGTCCAGCGCAAGATGGCCGCGGGGCTGACCGCGGGCGCCGTGAAGGGATAA
- a CDS encoding carbohydrate ABC transporter permease yields MSAADTTTAEVPPTRQSPPPPPVGEPGPKGQKRGRRSGGAATPWLLLAPCLLVLALVMGYPLVRLVTLSFQKFGQSQLWGFQPAKSVGFDNFTGVLGDGEFWQVVVRTIVFAAGCVIFTMVAGMLIALLLQRVSGWVKTLVNIALVASWGMPVIVATTVFKWLFDADYGILNAVLSKLPGVELIGHNWFASGPQGLAVIMLLVVWGAVPFVVITLSAGLTQVPAELEEAARLDGAGAWGVFRYVTLPILKPIIVMLTTLSVIWDMGVFPQVFVMRNGHPEAEFQLLTTYSYDRAFVVNDYGQGSAIALITVLLLLGVVAVYMRQMLKIGEVE; encoded by the coding sequence ATGAGTGCCGCAGACACGACCACTGCCGAAGTGCCGCCGACGCGGCAGTCGCCACCACCACCGCCCGTGGGCGAGCCAGGACCCAAGGGCCAAAAGCGCGGCCGGCGTTCCGGCGGGGCCGCCACCCCCTGGCTGCTGCTCGCCCCCTGTCTGCTGGTCCTCGCCCTGGTGATGGGCTATCCGCTGGTCCGGCTGGTCACCCTCTCCTTCCAGAAGTTCGGGCAGTCCCAGCTCTGGGGCTTCCAGCCGGCGAAGTCGGTCGGGTTCGACAACTTCACGGGCGTGCTGGGCGACGGCGAGTTCTGGCAGGTCGTGGTCCGTACGATCGTCTTCGCGGCCGGCTGCGTGATCTTCACGATGGTCGCCGGGATGCTGATCGCGCTGCTGCTCCAGCGGGTCTCCGGCTGGGTGAAGACCCTCGTCAACATCGCGCTCGTGGCGAGTTGGGGCATGCCCGTCATCGTCGCCACCACCGTCTTCAAGTGGCTGTTCGACGCCGACTACGGCATCCTCAACGCCGTCCTGAGCAAGCTGCCGGGCGTCGAGCTGATCGGCCACAACTGGTTCGCGAGCGGCCCGCAGGGGCTCGCGGTCATCATGCTCCTGGTGGTGTGGGGCGCGGTCCCCTTCGTGGTCATCACCCTCAGCGCCGGCCTCACCCAGGTCCCCGCCGAACTGGAGGAGGCCGCCCGCCTCGACGGCGCGGGCGCCTGGGGTGTCTTCCGGTACGTCACGCTGCCCATCCTCAAGCCGATCATCGTGATGCTGACGACCCTGTCGGTCATCTGGGACATGGGCGTCTTCCCGCAGGTCTTCGTCATGCGCAACGGGCATCCGGAGGCCGAGTTCCAGCTCCTGACGACGTACTCCTACGACCGCGCGTTCGTCGTCAACGACTACGGACAGGGCTCGGCGATCGCCCTGATCACCGTGCTGCTGCTGCTCGGGGTGGTCGCCGTGTACATGCGCCAGATGCTGAAGATCGGAGAGGTCGAATGA
- a CDS encoding extracellular solute-binding protein, translated as MKRKLIAAIGIAGMVVSLAACGDDSGSGDSKGTDAKELTVWLTVDAQNNWPDLVKAADAAVQKAHPGVKINHEYYGWPDKNTKLDAVLATDKAPDVVEMGNTEMLGYMVKGAFAPLDAAKFDNSSAWLDGLKASVTYDGKTYGVPYYAGGRVGNWRKDLFASVGVTSTPKTYAELTAALDKVQKKEGDQFSAWYQPTRDWYAAMSFVYDAGGSIAKEDGGQWKANLSSPESIKGLTEFKNVVDKYMHGDKTKDESDRYIVYGQGKSGMIFGAAWEGATSEDPKNDKTGKLKGNLENFVMPGPSGKNLPVFLGGSDLAVPVKSKAQALAAEWINAFTGPAGQKGLMAKGNLPNNKTDLATLKNDPKTAVPATAAESNWFVPMAPGWGQVEKAQVLQTMLQSIGTGKQSVEAAAKAADAAIDKVINTK; from the coding sequence GTGAAGCGCAAGCTGATAGCCGCGATCGGTATCGCGGGCATGGTGGTCTCCCTCGCGGCGTGCGGGGACGACAGCGGGAGCGGGGACTCGAAGGGCACCGACGCCAAGGAGCTGACCGTCTGGCTCACCGTCGACGCGCAGAACAACTGGCCCGACCTGGTCAAGGCCGCCGACGCCGCGGTGCAGAAGGCACACCCGGGCGTCAAGATCAACCACGAGTACTACGGCTGGCCGGACAAGAACACCAAGCTCGACGCGGTCCTCGCCACCGACAAGGCCCCCGACGTCGTCGAGATGGGCAACACCGAGATGCTCGGCTACATGGTCAAGGGCGCCTTCGCCCCCCTGGACGCCGCCAAGTTCGACAACTCCTCCGCCTGGCTCGACGGCCTCAAGGCCTCCGTGACGTACGACGGCAAGACCTACGGCGTTCCGTACTACGCCGGCGGTCGCGTCGGGAACTGGCGCAAGGACCTCTTCGCCTCGGTGGGCGTCACGTCCACGCCGAAGACGTACGCGGAGCTGACCGCCGCCCTGGACAAGGTCCAGAAGAAGGAGGGCGACCAGTTCTCCGCCTGGTACCAGCCCACCCGCGACTGGTATGCGGCCATGTCCTTCGTCTACGACGCCGGCGGCTCCATCGCCAAGGAGGACGGCGGCCAGTGGAAGGCCAACCTGTCCTCGCCCGAGTCGATCAAGGGCCTCACCGAATTCAAGAACGTCGTCGACAAGTACATGCACGGCGACAAGACCAAGGACGAGTCCGACCGTTACATCGTCTACGGCCAGGGCAAGTCCGGCATGATCTTCGGCGCGGCCTGGGAGGGCGCGACCTCCGAGGACCCGAAGAACGACAAGACCGGCAAGCTCAAGGGCAACCTCGAGAACTTCGTGATGCCCGGCCCGTCCGGCAAGAACCTCCCCGTCTTCCTGGGCGGCTCCGACCTCGCCGTCCCGGTGAAGTCGAAGGCGCAGGCCCTCGCCGCCGAGTGGATCAACGCGTTCACCGGCCCCGCGGGTCAGAAGGGCCTGATGGCCAAGGGCAACCTGCCCAACAACAAGACCGACCTTGCGACCCTCAAGAACGACCCGAAGACGGCCGTCCCGGCCACCGCCGCCGAGTCCAACTGGTTCGTCCCCATGGCCCCGGGCTGGGGCCAGGTCGAGAAGGCCCAGGTCCTGCAGACCATGCTGCAGAGCATCGGCACCGGCAAGCAGTCGGTCGAGGCCGCCGCGAAGGCAGCGGACGCCGCGATCGACAAGGTCATCAACACCAAGTGA